In a genomic window of Novosphingobium sp. 9U:
- a CDS encoding transposase, translating into MSNVTTIGPDNAKSVFHVQAADERGAMLFSRKLTRGKLLDFFAGQPRCMITLEACGGAHHWARQLLEMGYTVRLIPPAYVKPFVKRHKNDAIDAEAICEAAQRP; encoded by the coding sequence GTGTCGAATGTTACCACAATCGGTCCGGATAACGCCAAGAGTGTTTTTCACGTGCAGGCGGCTGACGAGCGCGGTGCGATGCTGTTCAGCAGGAAGCTGACCCGGGGCAAGCTCCTCGACTTCTTCGCCGGACAGCCTCGATGCATGATTACGCTGGAGGCGTGCGGCGGGGCGCATCACTGGGCGCGCCAGCTGCTGGAGATGGGCTATACCGTACGGCTAATCCCGCCCGCTTACGTGAAGCCGTTTGTGAAGCGGCACAAGAACGACGCGATCGATGCTGAAGCGATCTGCGAGGCGGCGCAGCGTCCTG